A genomic window from Yarrowia lipolytica chromosome 1D, complete sequence includes:
- a CDS encoding uncharacterized protein (Compare to YALI0D23881g, similar to Saccharomyces cerevisiae NAM7 (YMR080C); ancestral locus Anc_2.489, similar to uniprot|P30771 Saccharomyces cerevisiae YMR080c NAM7 nonsense-mediated mRNA decay protein): MKIQIKPHIYTTMSYDKELAGLMDLSGEDSESEFETLSLTSGRESRDYDEFSEYDNGDNIVIGGGKARPAHACVYCGESSPASVVRCLTTNKWFCNGKGGSLNSSHIVAHLVKSRNKTVALHPDSEVGSDVLECYNCGNENVFVLGFVTAKLENVVVLLCRHCIQRSPSDANWDIREWQTLIEDRQFLPWLVPIPRRSESRVTMADVIKAEEAWKTNPSLSWEEALLGNQEEQDEEEEIAEVKATYEDAYEYQRTYGPLVKIEADYDKNMKESQRQSGLTVSWNRALNNNYLCTFYLNLYDLTGTKITVGDEVKLYFEGSESSSTPRWSGTGIVVKTPDNFSEEVTLEIRKGGDEKQIPTGESHPFALEFVWNDITYRRMQQALKLFATDDYSVSGYIYHNLLGHDIPETFLDVPLPEQFSISGFNELNVSQVNAVKQVLRRPFSLIQGPPGTGKTVVSTTIIYHLANIRRQNPEKGSKILVCAPSNVAVDQLAERIASTGIDVLRLTARSRESMSSSVEHLTIQHALRHGDHGFTRLQKLFELKDELGEFSAADEKEFAKLEKKASEAIIRKAEVICCTCSTAGNFKLQNLTFSAVLIDEVTQASEPECLIPLVHGCKQVVFVGDHQQLGPVILNSKAANAGLNKSLFERLILIGHVPIRLMVQYRMHPSLSEFPSNMFYEGSLQNGVTTASRVLKYVDFPWPQPQHPMLFWSNLGQEEISASGTSFLNRTEAANCERIVTRLFKCGVAPDQIGVVTPYEGQRAYVTQYMVSSGSVDEAMYKGVEVQSVDAFQGREKDFIILTCVRSSKTGGIGFLSDPRRLNVALTRAKYGLIILGNPHVLARHPLWLHLITYFRSKRCLVEGPLSALQPCNIQLPKPRPWRGNNRFDRKEKNTASVAGDDYSVASSNVLSEINNDADEQFHDGYSSVFTGGGYQVVDTWGQENSGETSISESLSQRLDQISLEDKKSSFFPMR, from the coding sequence ATGAAAATTCAAATCAAACCTCACATCTACACCACCATGAGTTACGACAAAGAACTGGCCGGGCTGATGGATCTCAGCGGAGAAGACAGCGAATCCGAGTTCGAGACTTTGTCGCTGACGTCCGGGCgcgagtcacgtgactatgACGAGTTTTCCGAGTACGACAATGGGGATAACATTGTGATTGGGGGAGGCAAGGCTCGTCCTGCCCATGCGTGTGTCTACTGTGGCGAGAGCTCTCCGGCGTCGGTTGTGCGTTGCCTGACCACCAACAAGTGGTTCTGCAACGGCAAGGGTGGCTCTTTGAACTCCTCCCACATTGTCGCTCATCTTGTCAAGTCTCGAAACAAGACTGTGGCTCTTCATCCGGACTCCGAGGTCGGATCGGACGTTCTGGAATGCTACAATTGTGGCAACGAGAATGTTTTTGTGCTTGGGTTTGTCACTGCCAAGCTGGAAAACGTGGTTGTGCTTCTGTGTCGCCACTGCATCCAGCGGTCGCCCAGTGACGCCAACTGGGACATCCGGGAGTGGCAGACGCTGATCGAGGACCGGCAATTCTTGCCGTGGCTAGTGCCCATTCCGCGGCGAAGCGAGTCACGTGTCACCATGGCTGATGTGatcaaggccgaggaggcctGGAAGACAAACCCGTCTCTTTCGTGGGAAGAGGCTCTCTTGGGTaaccaggaggagcaggacgaggaggaggagattgccgaggtcaaggccacTTATGAAGATGCATATGAGTACCAGCGGACGTATGGACCTCTTGTCAAGATCGAAGCCGACTATGACAAGAACATGAAGGAGTCGCAGCGTCAGAGTGGACTCACAGTCAGCTGGAACCGGgccctcaacaacaatTACCTGTGCACCTTTTATCTGAATCTCTACGATTTGACCGGAACCAAAATCACCGTTGGCGATGAAGTCAAGTTGTATTTTGAAGGTTCGGAGTCCTCTTCTACGCCTCGATGGAGCGGCACGGGAATTGTTGTCAAGACCCCGGACAACTTTTCCGAGGAAGTGACGCTTGAAATCAGAAAGGGAGGCGACGAAAAGCAAATCCCCACAGGAGAATCGCATCCCTTTGCTCTGGAGTTTGTCTGGAACGATATCACGTATCGACGGATGCAGCAGGCCCTCAAACTGTTTGCCACAGACGATTATTCCGTGTCCGGTTACATCTATCACAATCTGCTGGGTCACGACATTCCCGAAACATTTCTGGATGTTCCTCTTCCCGAGCAATTCAGTATCTCGGGGTTCAACGAACTGAACGTGTCCCAGGTGAATGCAGTCAAGCAGGTGCTTAGACGACCATTCTCCTTGATCCAGGGACCTCCCGGAACAGGTAAAACTGTGgtttccaccaccatcatctACCATCTCGCAAACATTCGACGCCAGAACCCAGAGAAGGGTTCCAAGATTCTCGTTTGTGCACCGTCCAACGTGGCGGTGGACCAGCTGGCTGAACGAATCGCGTCTACTGGAATCGATGTGCTGCGACTCACCGctagatcacgtgaatccATGTCTTCCTCTGTCGAGCACCTGACCATTCAGCATGCTCTACGACACGGAGATCACGGGTTCACTCGTCTtcagaagctgtttgagctcaaggacgaaCTGGGTGAGttttctgctgctgatgagAAAGAATTTGCAaagctcgagaagaaggcctCCGAAGCCATTATTCGAAAAGCCGAGGTCATTTGTTGCACGTGTTCCACCGCAGGAAACTTCAAGCTGCAAAACTTGACTTTTTCGGCCGTTCTCATCGACGAAGTCACCCAGGCATCGGAGCCCGAATGTCTCATTCCCCTGGTCCACGGCTGCAAACAGGTTGTATTTGTCGGAGAtcaccagcagctgggaCCCGtcattctcaactccaaggccGCCAACGCGGGACTCAACAAATCTCTGTTTGAACGACTCATTCTCATTGGCCACGTGCCCATCCGGCTAATGGTCCAGTACCGAATGCACCCGTCTCTGTCCGAGTTCCCCTCCAACATGTTCTACGAGGGCTCGCTGCAGAACGGTGTCACCACTGCCTCCCGTGTGCTCAAGTACGTCGACTTCCCCTGGCCCCAGCCGCAACACCCCATGCTGTTCTGGTCCAATCTCGGCCAGGAGGAGATTTCCGCCTCTGGAACGTCTTTCCTGAACCGAACCGAGGCCGCCAACTGCGAGCGAATCGTCACCAGACTGTTTAAATGTGGCGTTGCTCCGGACCAGATCGGTGTAGTCACTCCTTACGAGGGCCAGAGAGCCTACGTGACCCAGTATATGGTATCCAGTGGCTCAGTGGACGAAGCCATGTACAAGGGAGTTGAGGTGCAGTCTGTGGACGCTTTCCAGGGTCGAGAAAAAGATTTTATCATTCTAACCTGTGTGCGATCGTCCAAAACGGGCGGTATTGGGTTCCTGTCCGACCCCCGACGTCTCAATGTGGCTCTGACGCGAGCTAAGTACGGATTGATCATTCTTGGTAACCCCCATGTCCTGGCTCGACATCCTCTGTGGCTGCATCTCATCACTTACTTCCGAAGTAAGCGGTGTCTTGTTGAAGGTCCGCTGTCTGCTCTGCAGCCGTGCAATATCCAACTGCCCAAGCCTCGGCCCTGGAGAGGAAATAACCGGTTTGACAGGAAGGAAAAGAACACCGCTTCGGTTGCCGGCGACGATTACTCAGTTGCCTCCTCTAACGTACTGTCAGAGATCAACAACGACGCCGACGAGCAGTTTCACGACGGCTACTCGAGTGTATTTACCGGAGGGGGCTACCAGGTGGTTGATACTTGGGGCCAAGAGAATTCCGGGGAGACGTCAATCTCAGAGTCCTTGTCGCAAAGACTGGATCAGATTTCCCTCGAAGATAAGAAGAGCAGTTTCTTTCCAATGAGATAG